A DNA window from Paraclostridium bifermentans contains the following coding sequences:
- a CDS encoding 5-oxoprolinase subunit C family protein, with translation MGAKVLNKGLLSLIQGGPRIGFQQYGVTVSGAMDDYSLRVANVLVGNDEYEACIESLIIGPTIEFDEQSILAITGGDLGPMLNGIRIDMYRSYIVSSGDILSFSGMKNGCRTYIAFGGGIDVPIVMGSKSTYIKGNIGGYKGRELRDEDYIKLLKFDGNINSILPKKYVKEYGKKIILRAIRGPQDNMFDSKNIKTFYNSVYNITNECDRMGYRLSGDKIKHLDGADIVSDGIAFGAIQIPGHGNPIIMMSDRQTVGGYTKIANVISVDLCKLAQCKPGDKVKFKEVDIYEAHRILKKYEEEISEIKNNIKKFEVVNKKIYIIDLNGVNYSTICEEIR, from the coding sequence ATGGGAGCTAAAGTTTTAAATAAAGGATTACTAAGCTTAATCCAAGGTGGGCCTAGAATAGGGTTTCAACAATATGGGGTTACTGTTTCTGGAGCAATGGATGATTATTCATTAAGAGTTGCAAATGTATTAGTTGGAAATGATGAATATGAAGCATGTATAGAATCATTAATAATTGGGCCCACTATAGAGTTCGATGAGCAATCTATTCTAGCAATAACAGGTGGAGATTTAGGACCTATGTTAAATGGAATTAGAATTGATATGTATAGAAGTTATATTGTAAGTAGTGGGGATATATTATCTTTTTCTGGGATGAAAAATGGATGTAGAACTTATATTGCATTTGGTGGAGGAATAGACGTACCTATTGTTATGGGGAGTAAGTCAACTTATATAAAAGGTAATATAGGAGGATATAAAGGTAGGGAACTCAGAGATGAAGACTATATAAAACTTTTAAAATTTGATGGTAATATAAATTCAATTTTGCCTAAAAAGTATGTAAAAGAGTATGGTAAAAAAATTATATTAAGAGCAATAAGGGGACCACAAGATAATATGTTTGACTCAAAAAATATAAAAACTTTTTATAACTCTGTATATAATATAACAAATGAATGTGACAGAATGGGGTATAGATTATCTGGAGATAAAATTAAGCATTTAGATGGTGCAGATATAGTTTCAGATGGAATAGCGTTTGGGGCAATTCAGATTCCAGGACATGGGAATCCTATTATTATGATGTCGGATAGGCAGACAGTAGGAGGTTATACAAAAATAGCTAATGTTATAAGCGTAGATCTATGCAAACTAGCTCAATGTAAACCAGGAGATAAAGTTAAATTTAAAGAGGTAGATATATATGAGGCACATAGAATTTTAAAAAAATATGAAGAGGAAATTTCTGAAATTAAGAACAATATAAAAAAATTTGAAGTAGTGAATAAAAAAATTTACATTATAGATTTAAATGGGGTTAATTATAGTACTATATGTGAAGAAATACGTTGA
- the pxpB gene encoding 5-oxoprolinase subunit PxpB: METKYLLAGDKAIVVEFGDIIDEEINRKVINLMKNIEESSLINSIYEMIPTYRSLMIIYNPLKITFNNLINSVKNIECNLKILDKSEKNIIKIPVFYGNDFGPDIDTVAKHNGLSIEDVIRFHSEAEYLVYMLGFTPGFTYLGGMNSKLETPRLDNPRVKIPEGSVGIAGKQTGVYPIESPGGWQLIGRTPIKLYDPKRENPILLKAGDYVKFTPITKDEFDTFLNEGGNN; the protein is encoded by the coding sequence ATGGAAACGAAATACTTGTTAGCAGGAGATAAAGCTATAGTAGTTGAATTTGGAGACATTATAGATGAAGAGATAAATAGAAAAGTTATAAATTTAATGAAGAATATAGAAGAGTCTAGTTTGATTAATTCTATATATGAGATGATACCAACATATAGATCTCTTATGATAATTTATAATCCATTAAAAATAACATTTAATAATCTTATAAATTCAGTAAAAAATATAGAATGTAATTTAAAAATTTTAGACAAAAGTGAAAAAAATATAATTAAGATACCTGTTTTTTATGGAAATGACTTTGGTCCTGATATAGATACTGTTGCAAAACATAATGGATTAAGCATTGAAGATGTTATAAGATTTCACAGTGAAGCTGAGTACTTAGTTTATATGTTAGGATTTACTCCTGGGTTTACCTACTTAGGGGGAATGAATAGTAAACTAGAGACTCCTAGGTTAGATAATCCAAGGGTTAAAATCCCAGAAGGCTCTGTAGGTATAGCTGGAAAACAGACAGGAGTATATCCTATAGAGAGTCCTGGAGGATGGCAGTTAATAGGAAGAACACCTATTAAATTGTATGATCCTAAAAGAGAAAATCCTATATTATTAAAAGCAGGAGATTATGTAAAGTTTACACCTATAACAAAGGATGAGTTCGATACATTTTTAAATGAAGGAGGCAACAATTAA
- a CDS encoding NRAMP family divalent metal transporter, giving the protein MSNKKNLTALMGAAFIMATSAIGPGFLTQTAKFTELYGASFGFVVLMTTIFFVGAQLNVWRIIGVSGLRGQDIANKVLPGLGYFIAILVGIGGLAFNIGNVGGAALGVNVMFNANVTISTLVCGFIAIAIFLIKESGPIIDRFTRFLAIIVIVVVGYVAIINKPDMYQVVKGTFIPENPGGLIFPIITLLGGSVGGYITFAGGHRLIDAGITGEENLKDVTKSSILGISVATIVRILLFLAVFAVVSQGLSLDPENPAASAFKYGAGNLGYKFFGLVLWSASITSVIGAAYTSVSFIKTLHPLIDKHENKFIILFIFISTLIMAAVGKPASLLILAGALNGLILPITLGVILLASKNKEIVGEYKHPKWLLILGILVVIVTAVGGLISLKDITKLF; this is encoded by the coding sequence ATGTCTAATAAAAAAAACTTAACAGCTCTTATGGGAGCTGCTTTTATAATGGCTACTTCAGCTATTGGACCTGGCTTTTTAACTCAAACAGCTAAATTTACAGAGTTATATGGAGCTAGTTTTGGCTTTGTAGTTTTAATGACTACTATATTTTTTGTTGGAGCACAGCTTAATGTGTGGAGAATAATAGGAGTATCTGGGCTTAGAGGCCAGGATATAGCAAATAAGGTTTTGCCGGGATTAGGCTATTTTATAGCTATATTAGTAGGAATAGGAGGACTTGCATTTAACATTGGAAATGTGGGGGGAGCAGCGCTTGGGGTAAATGTAATGTTTAATGCCAATGTTACAATATCTACTTTAGTATGTGGATTTATAGCGATAGCAATTTTTTTAATAAAAGAATCTGGACCAATAATAGACAGATTTACAAGATTCTTAGCAATTATAGTAATAGTTGTAGTAGGATATGTTGCTATAATAAACAAACCTGATATGTATCAAGTTGTAAAAGGAACATTTATTCCAGAAAATCCAGGAGGATTGATTTTTCCAATAATAACTCTTTTAGGCGGTAGTGTAGGGGGATATATAACTTTTGCAGGCGGACACAGACTTATTGATGCGGGAATAACAGGAGAAGAGAATTTAAAAGATGTAACAAAATCTTCGATATTAGGCATAAGTGTAGCAACCATAGTAAGGATTTTATTGTTTTTAGCGGTATTTGCAGTTGTTTCACAAGGATTAAGTTTAGATCCTGAAAATCCAGCTGCATCAGCTTTTAAATATGGAGCTGGAAATTTAGGATATAAATTTTTTGGATTAGTATTATGGAGCGCTAGTATAACATCAGTTATTGGAGCTGCCTATACATCTGTATCTTTCATAAAAACACTTCATCCATTAATAGATAAACATGAAAATAAATTTATAATTTTATTTATATTTATTTCAACATTAATAATGGCAGCAGTAGGAAAGCCAGCAAGTTTACTTATTTTAGCTGGGGCTTTAAATGGATTGATTCTTCCGATTACCTTAGGCGTTATACTATTAGCATCTAAAAACAAAGAAATTGTAGGTGAATATAAGCATCCAAAATGGTTATTAATTTTAGGGATTCTAGTAGTAATAGTTACTGCTGTAGGTGGTTTAATATCACTTAAAGATATAACGAAGTTATTTTAA
- a CDS encoding LamB/YcsF family protein yields the protein MYKVDLNSDLGESFGCYKIGMDEEVLKHITSANIACGFHAGDPIQMDKTVKLAIENNVQIGVHPGFMDVIGFGRREMKISKDEVKAYVKYQLGALNSFVISNGANIQHLKAHGALYNMAAKDYEISLAIAQAVYEVDKNIILLGLANSSIIDAGKDVGLRVANEVFADRAYNSDGTLVSRSIEGSIMHDPNIAIKRVIKMVKENKVEDINGKYIDIKADSICVHGDNPKAIEFVKSIKSELIKEGINMCCISEVIK from the coding sequence TTGTATAAAGTAGATTTAAATAGTGATTTAGGAGAAAGTTTTGGTTGTTATAAAATAGGTATGGATGAGGAGGTTTTAAAGCATATAACCTCAGCAAATATAGCTTGTGGATTTCATGCAGGTGATCCAATACAAATGGATAAAACTGTAAAATTAGCGATAGAAAATAATGTGCAAATAGGTGTTCATCCAGGGTTTATGGATGTTATAGGGTTTGGAAGAAGGGAAATGAAGATTAGTAAAGATGAAGTTAAGGCTTATGTAAAATATCAATTAGGTGCACTAAATTCTTTTGTTATTTCAAATGGAGCAAATATACAGCATTTAAAAGCTCATGGTGCTCTTTATAATATGGCAGCAAAAGATTATGAGATATCTTTAGCTATAGCACAAGCAGTATATGAGGTTGATAAAAATATAATTCTTCTTGGACTTGCAAATAGCTCAATTATAGATGCTGGGAAAGATGTAGGATTAAGGGTTGCCAATGAAGTATTTGCAGATAGAGCATATAATAGCGATGGAACGTTAGTATCAAGAAGTATTGAAGGATCTATTATGCATGATCCAAATATAGCAATAAAAAGAGTTATAAAAATGGTAAAAGAAAATAAAGTAGAGGATATAAATGGAAAATACATAGATATCAAAGCGGATTCTATATGTGTACATGGAGATAATCCTAAAGCTATAGAATTTGTAAAAAGTATAAAATCAGAGCTTATAAAGGAAGGCATAAATATGTGTTGCATAAGTGAAGTTATTAAATAA
- a CDS encoding glycosyltransferase family 2 protein, whose protein sequence is MLRLFVDYLNVFFLYYMFIYAIVFFISTIFAILNLNEDKRNKMYLNELSLKSTDNYVPVSILVPAYNEEETICDCIESLSYVDYPEYEIVVIDDGSNDDTSNKLINKFELKKVPRPIRRLVKCKNEQFIYEGYIKDGIKLILVKKENGGKADALNMGINVSKYPLFVSLDADSILQRDSISNIVMPFMEDDTTIAVGGSIKVANQVVLDKGQVIKVMPPKKILTIFQTIEYYRVFLTTRVWFNSFNGNLIISGAFGLFKKNAVLNVGGYDTDTVGEDMDLVVKLHSFYRKNKIKYKIKYEYKAICWSQVPEKLKDLKGQRRRWHIGLITSLNSHRYIFLNPKYGLVGIFSFLYFVVYEMFSCIIDVFGLIIILISYFSGLLNLKFLITFLFIYIFYSVIISLTAIILENYMFKYILKLSTLLKLMLFAFLESFGYRQLCSWYRITGFIGYRKRKYQWNKISRKKQNKIK, encoded by the coding sequence ATGTTAAGATTATTCGTAGATTATTTAAATGTGTTCTTTTTATATTATATGTTTATTTACGCTATAGTATTTTTTATATCTACTATATTTGCTATTTTAAATTTAAATGAAGATAAACGTAATAAAATGTATTTAAACGAACTTTCACTGAAAAGCACAGATAACTATGTACCTGTTTCCATATTAGTTCCAGCATATAATGAGGAAGAAACAATTTGTGATTGTATTGAATCGTTGTCGTATGTAGATTACCCAGAATATGAAATTGTAGTTATAGATGATGGATCAAATGATGATACTTCTAATAAATTAATAAATAAATTTGAATTAAAAAAAGTTCCAAGACCTATAAGAAGATTGGTTAAATGTAAAAATGAACAATTTATATATGAAGGTTATATCAAAGATGGTATAAAGTTGATATTGGTAAAAAAAGAAAATGGAGGAAAAGCAGATGCATTAAATATGGGCATAAATGTATCTAAATATCCATTGTTTGTTTCTTTAGATGCAGATTCAATTTTACAACGTGATTCAATTAGTAATATAGTTATGCCGTTTATGGAAGATGATACAACTATAGCTGTAGGAGGAAGTATAAAAGTAGCCAATCAAGTTGTTTTAGACAAAGGCCAAGTTATTAAAGTAATGCCACCTAAAAAGATTCTTACAATATTTCAAACAATAGAATATTATAGAGTGTTTTTAACAACAAGGGTTTGGTTTAATAGTTTTAATGGAAATTTAATAATATCAGGAGCGTTTGGGCTATTTAAAAAAAATGCAGTTTTAAATGTAGGTGGATATGATACAGACACTGTAGGGGAAGATATGGACCTTGTGGTAAAACTTCATTCTTTTTATAGGAAAAATAAGATTAAATATAAAATTAAATATGAATACAAAGCTATATGTTGGTCACAAGTTCCGGAAAAACTTAAGGATTTAAAAGGGCAAAGAAGAAGATGGCATATAGGTCTAATAACTAGTTTAAATAGTCATAGATACATATTTTTAAATCCTAAATATGGATTAGTAGGTATTTTTTCTTTTCTTTACTTTGTTGTGTATGAAATGTTTTCATGTATAATTGATGTTTTTGGTTTAATTATAATTTTAATATCGTATTTTAGTGGATTACTTAATTTAAAATTTTTAATCACTTTTTTATTTATATATATTTTTTATAGTGTAATAATTTCTTTGACAGCGATAATACTTGAAAACTACATGTTTAAATATATTTTAAAATTATCAACTTTATTAAAGCTCATGTTATTTGCATTTCTTGAAAGTTTTGGGTATAGGCAACTATGTTCATGGTATAGGATAACAGGATTTATTGGATATAGAAAAAGAAAATATCAATGGAATAAAATAAGTAGAAAAAAACAAAATAAGATTAAATAA
- a CDS encoding HEAT repeat domain-containing protein yields MKNIVDIYLVLSFFIYIIACAVIYMIAKDILNFRFFKKVKAIKPKFEAEILKQLSCVKNGTDISKMDISYVIEKLKYRPYIKVFNNTIEVFNKDINNHKYTKTYMENFEDIVNRYVLKHKLKDNTLKTYMTINLGEYKLSNYEISEFLLSCINTKSIYLRVAALESISKIGNINTLKSAIEYVSKEEKYINNKVFTDIINQFGGDKSELDKYLINDLKEFNESFQKVIVEHFKNNKTTFVKEELLNILKDNISKEINISIVKYFTIIKYDECKYIIIEFLKNGDWEYRAVCASALKNYKCELSEQALLKSINDKNWYVRYNSAISILKFGDKDLINYILENDDKYAKDILFYAMFMDNKISYEEYLEKLEEIEVEYQC; encoded by the coding sequence ATGAAAAATATAGTTGATATATATTTAGTACTGAGCTTTTTTATTTATATAATAGCTTGTGCTGTTATTTATATGATAGCAAAAGATATTTTAAACTTTAGATTTTTTAAAAAAGTAAAAGCTATAAAGCCAAAGTTTGAAGCTGAAATTTTAAAACAATTGAGTTGTGTAAAAAATGGAACTGATATATCCAAAATGGATATATCATATGTTATAGAAAAATTAAAATATAGACCATATATTAAGGTTTTTAATAATACTATAGAAGTTTTTAATAAAGATATAAATAATCATAAATATACAAAAACTTATATGGAGAATTTCGAAGATATAGTAAATAGATACGTTTTAAAGCATAAATTAAAGGATAATACATTAAAAACATATATGACTATAAATCTAGGAGAATACAAGCTTAGCAACTATGAAATAAGTGAGTTTTTGCTTAGTTGTATAAATACTAAGTCTATATATCTGAGGGTAGCAGCATTAGAATCAATATCGAAAATAGGAAATATAAATACATTGAAAAGTGCTATTGAATATGTATCTAAAGAAGAAAAATATATAAATAATAAAGTTTTCACAGATATAATAAATCAATTTGGAGGAGACAAAAGTGAATTAGATAAATATTTGATAAATGATTTAAAAGAGTTTAATGAAAGCTTTCAAAAAGTAATTGTTGAACATTTTAAAAATAATAAAACTACGTTTGTAAAAGAAGAACTATTAAATATATTAAAAGATAATATAAGCAAAGAGATTAATATAAGTATAGTAAAATATTTTACTATTATAAAATATGATGAATGTAAGTATATAATCATTGAATTCTTAAAAAATGGAGATTGGGAGTATAGGGCTGTATGTGCTAGCGCTTTAAAAAATTATAAGTGTGAGCTTAGTGAACAAGCTCTTTTAAAAAGTATAAATGATAAAAATTGGTATGTTAGATATAACTCTGCAATAAGCATATTAAAATTTGGTGATAAAGATTTAATAAATTATATATTGGAAAATGATGATAAATATGCAAAAGATATACTTTTCTATGCAATGTTTATGGACAACAAGATATCATACGAAGAGTATTTAGAAAAATTAGAGGAGATAGAGGTAGAATATCAATGTTAA
- a CDS encoding CotH kinase family protein — translation MKKDIFKSFVAIAFLFLTLLIVANLSYIKELSQKEFEKVKQKNFKTYQQESKISKDYNLPIVLIDTDGNTIKREDKTVGEIQIYDNKSGLNRLSDTPNLTSRASFKIRGNSTSKYPKKQYIIKLMDKKGGEKEKSLLGMPRDSEWVLNAPFADKSLMRNYIALETSSKIMGYAPRVKFCEVFLVDNKSLNIDDSNYQGVYMMIEKINRGEDRVDITKTIEGRKDTSFILAKNRQKEGDIEVDSYGKEISLYNNGLNIEYPKKDLTPGKYRYIQKYISKFERMLYSDKFNDPDVGYKKYIDDDSFVDFYIINEFFKNTDAGIYSTYMYKDYNGKLKAGPVWDFNQSLGNHTEDIGQPYDYKGFFMNQRPWFDRLIEDKLFANKVINRYKELRKTYLSDEYLIKEIDKNQKKLGKSIERNFNKWPIKLCNQAEVFEENSSDLFSDSNIKTPQEYIEFLDKHAHLVKSTEGKAKSYEEELNLMKSFIKNRGKWMDQNINTLSKWSI, via the coding sequence ATGAAAAAAGATATATTTAAAAGTTTTGTAGCAATTGCTTTTTTATTTTTAACATTATTAATAGTAGCAAACCTAAGTTATATAAAAGAATTATCACAAAAAGAATTCGAAAAAGTTAAACAAAAAAACTTCAAAACATACCAGCAAGAAAGTAAAATAAGCAAAGATTACAACTTACCTATAGTTTTGATTGATACAGATGGAAACACTATCAAAAGAGAAGATAAAACTGTTGGAGAAATTCAAATTTATGATAATAAATCAGGATTAAATAGATTAAGTGATACACCCAACCTAACAAGTAGAGCGAGTTTTAAAATAAGAGGAAATAGTACTAGTAAGTACCCTAAAAAACAATACATAATAAAACTTATGGATAAAAAAGGTGGGGAGAAAGAAAAAAGTTTACTAGGAATGCCAAGGGATTCTGAATGGGTGTTAAACGCACCTTTTGCGGATAAATCTTTAATGAGAAATTATATAGCATTAGAAACATCTAGCAAAATAATGGGATATGCACCTAGAGTAAAATTTTGTGAAGTGTTTTTAGTAGATAACAAAAGCCTTAATATAGATGATTCTAATTATCAAGGTGTATATATGATGATTGAAAAAATCAACAGAGGAGAAGACAGAGTAGATATAACTAAAACTATAGAGGGAAGAAAAGATACTAGTTTTATATTGGCTAAAAATAGACAAAAAGAAGGAGATATAGAAGTTGATAGTTATGGGAAAGAAATTTCATTATATAATAATGGATTAAACATTGAATATCCTAAAAAAGATTTAACACCCGGGAAATACCGATACATACAAAAATATATAAGTAAATTTGAAAGAATGCTTTATTCTGATAAATTTAATGATCCAGATGTAGGATATAAAAAATATATTGATGATGATTCATTTGTTGATTTTTATATAATTAATGAATTTTTTAAAAATACTGATGCTGGAATTTATAGTACATATATGTATAAGGACTATAATGGAAAACTGAAAGCTGGTCCAGTTTGGGATTTCAATCAATCATTAGGAAATCATACTGAAGATATAGGACAGCCATATGACTATAAAGGTTTTTTTATGAATCAAAGACCTTGGTTTGATAGATTAATTGAAGATAAATTATTTGCTAATAAAGTTATAAATAGATACAAAGAACTGAGAAAAACTTATTTAAGTGATGAATATTTGATAAAGGAAATAGATAAAAACCAAAAAAAATTAGGAAAATCAATTGAAAGAAATTTTAATAAATGGCCAATCAAACTATGTAATCAAGCAGAGGTATTTGAGGAGAATAGTTCAGATTTATTTAGTGATTCGAATATAAAAACGCCACAAGAATATATTGAGTTCTTAGATAAACATGCTCATTTAGTAAAATCTACAGAAGGCAAAGCTAAATCATATGAAGAAGAATTGAACTTAATGAAAAGTTTTATAAAAAATAGAGGTAAGTGGATGGATCAAAATATAAACACCTTAAGTAAGTGGTCTATTTAA
- a CDS encoding DUF4956 domain-containing protein yields MKETLYKYLTNQSGTITAFGALETMCIALLLSVVVFWTYKITFSGVMYNRKFNVSLVMLTLVTTMVMIVIGSDIALSLGMVGALSIVRFRTAIKDPRDTGYIFWCIAIGLSVGSSNYMVAIIGSLFLFAVLSMFSFSGFGKEDRYILIIRGLREKEEEIMRCVFNSFKGSQLRAKNSVGDNIEIIYQIKIKNNEDENIIGSLYSIEGVSTVNIVAQNGETIG; encoded by the coding sequence ATGAAGGAAACATTATACAAATACTTAACAAACCAAAGTGGAACTATAACAGCTTTTGGAGCATTGGAAACAATGTGTATAGCACTATTACTATCGGTAGTAGTATTTTGGACATACAAAATAACATTTAGCGGAGTTATGTACAATAGAAAATTTAACGTATCTTTAGTAATGCTTACTTTAGTTACAACTATGGTAATGATAGTTATTGGTAGTGATATAGCTTTATCTCTAGGTATGGTAGGGGCATTATCTATAGTTCGTTTTAGGACTGCAATAAAGGACCCAAGAGATACTGGTTATATATTTTGGTGTATAGCAATAGGCCTTAGTGTAGGTAGCTCAAATTATATGGTAGCAATTATAGGTTCATTATTTTTATTTGCAGTTTTATCTATGTTTAGTTTTAGTGGATTTGGAAAAGAAGACAGATATATATTAATAATAAGAGGTTTAAGAGAAAAAGAAGAAGAGATTATGAGATGCGTATTTAACTCATTTAAAGGGAGTCAATTAAGAGCTAAAAATTCAGTAGGAGACAATATAGAAATAATATATCAGATAAAAATTAAAAATAATGAAGATGAAAATATTATAGGTAGCTTATATAGTATAGAAGGGGTTAGCACTGTAAATATAGTTGCTCAAAATGGAGAGACAATAGGTTAG
- a CDS encoding polyphosphate polymerase domain-containing protein — translation MIVNRRELKYPIGEMDYYKVNELFKEVLTPDPNNKSYGYRIRSLYFDSLNNDDYYAKVNGEEIRKKIRLRIYDTKTDKVKLEIKRKMNVSQRKETTTISREDAIALINKDYSVLLNYENETAKSAYNIMTIGQYRPVVLVDYNRRAYIHNENNIRVTLDSDIKSNEFDFDMFNEDILMTPIVDYYNAVLEVKFDGELFCWISQALAGLDTTNRSLSKYCSSRQFFENYIL, via the coding sequence TTGATAGTAAATAGAAGAGAACTTAAATACCCAATAGGTGAAATGGATTATTACAAAGTTAATGAACTTTTTAAGGAGGTATTAACACCCGATCCAAATAATAAAAGTTATGGGTATCGTATACGAAGCTTATACTTTGATAGTTTAAACAATGATGATTATTATGCAAAAGTAAATGGAGAAGAGATAAGAAAGAAAATAAGGTTGAGAATATATGACACTAAAACAGATAAGGTCAAACTTGAAATAAAGCGAAAGATGAATGTAAGCCAAAGAAAAGAGACAACTACTATAAGTAGAGAAGATGCAATTGCTCTTATAAATAAAGACTATAGTGTACTTTTAAATTATGAAAATGAAACAGCTAAATCCGCGTACAATATAATGACTATAGGTCAATATAGGCCAGTAGTACTTGTAGATTATAATAGAAGGGCTTATATACATAATGAAAATAATATACGAGTTACATTGGACAGTGATATAAAGTCTAATGAATTCGATTTTGACATGTTCAATGAAGATATACTAATGACACCTATTGTAGACTATTATAATGCAGTTTTAGAAGTGAAATTTGATGGGGAATTGTTTTGTTGGATATCTCAAGCTTTAGCTGGTTTAGATACAACAAACAGATCTCTTAGTAAGTATTGTAGTTCAAGACAGTTTTTTGAAAATTATATATTATAA
- a CDS encoding MurR/RpiR family transcriptional regulator, whose translation MNILEYIKQNYEDFTDSEKLIADYLLSNNESIINLSAKEIGEITNTSAATLIRFSKKLGFESLNEMKLKLSMSLRDIKEKADFEYINKKLETTDIIYGIKKSIDKVMDKTVNLIQEEDLEKAIDLLSKAKNIYVYSVGVSGLVGQDFYYKLSRINKRCIAHVDTHLQITSSILMEPEDVAVAISYSGTTKEVIKCVENANKNNVPVISITKASISNKLEDLSDITLKVPYVEKSLREGAMSSRISQLAIIDMLFIGMAKENIEEIENKLVVTREAVKDLKL comes from the coding sequence ATGAATATTTTAGAGTATATAAAACAAAATTATGAAGATTTTACAGATAGCGAGAAGCTTATAGCTGACTATTTACTTTCTAATAATGAGAGTATAATTAATTTATCAGCTAAAGAAATAGGGGAAATAACAAATACTTCGGCAGCTACATTGATTAGATTTTCAAAAAAATTAGGATTTGAAAGTTTAAATGAAATGAAGTTAAAGTTATCTATGAGTTTAAGAGATATAAAAGAAAAAGCTGATTTTGAGTATATAAACAAAAAACTTGAGACAACAGATATAATATATGGGATAAAAAAATCGATTGATAAAGTTATGGATAAAACTGTAAATTTAATTCAAGAAGAAGATTTAGAAAAAGCGATAGATTTGCTTTCTAAAGCAAAGAATATATATGTATATAGCGTTGGAGTTTCAGGGTTAGTAGGACAAGATTTTTATTATAAATTAAGTAGAATAAATAAAAGATGTATAGCACATGTGGACACTCACTTACAAATTACTTCATCTATTTTAATGGAACCTGAAGATGTAGCAGTTGCAATATCATATTCAGGAACGACAAAAGAAGTAATAAAGTGTGTAGAAAATGCAAATAAAAATAATGTTCCAGTGATAAGTATAACAAAGGCAAGTATAAGTAATAAGTTGGAAGATTTATCTGATATAACGTTAAAGGTTCCTTATGTAGAAAAATCTTTAAGAGAAGGAGCTATGAGCTCAAGAATATCTCAACTTGCGATAATCGATATGCTATTTATAGGTATGGCTAAAGAAAATATCGAAGAAATAGAAAATAAATTAGTAGTAACAAGAGAAGCAGTAAAAGATTTAAAGTTATAA